A genomic segment from Cricetulus griseus strain 17A/GY chromosome 8, alternate assembly CriGri-PICRH-1.0, whole genome shotgun sequence encodes:
- the Znf22 gene encoding zinc finger protein 22: MRLAKPKGGISRSSSQGKAYETKRKTARQRQKWGMTIRFDSGFSRRRRNVDEKPYKCSRCSKSFSQSSTLFQHQKIHTGKKSHKCADCGKSFFQSSNLIQHRRVHTGEKPYKCDECGESFKQSSNLIQHQRIHTGEKPYCCDECGRCFSQSSHLIQHQRTHTGEKPYQCDECDKCFSQSSHLRQHLKVHKEKKPHKRGKNARAKTHPVSWKVGKGRKAVSGRRQVKGAAAGLFKKKK, encoded by the coding sequence GCAAAGCCTATGAAACCAAGCGTAAGACAGCCCGCCAGCGGCAGAAATGGGGGATGACCATTCGATTCGACTCGGGCTTCAGTAGACGGAGAAGAAACGTGGACGAGAAGCCCTACAAATGTAGTAGGTGCTCTAAGAGTTTCAGTCAGAGTTCCACCCTGTTTCAGCACCAAAAGATACACACAGGGAAGAAATCCCATAAATGTGCCGATTGTGGGAAAAGTTTCTTTCAGAGTTCCAACCTCATCCAGCATCGGCGGGTCCACACTGGGGAAAAGCCCTATAAGTGTGATGAGTGCGGAGAGAGTTTTAAACAGAGCTCAAACCTCATCCAGCACCAGAGgatccacactggagagaagccctacTGCTGTGATGAGTGTGGCCGCTGCTTCAGCCAGAGTTCCCACCTCATTCAGCACCAGAGAAcgcacactggagagaagccctacCAGTGCGACGAGTGCGATAAGTGCTTCAGCCAGAGCTCCCATCTGAGGCAGCACTTGAAGGTGCACAAAGAAAAGAAGCcacataaaagggggaaaaatgccAGGGCCAAAACTCACCCGGTGTCCTGGAAAGTAGGGAAAGGCAGAAAGGCAGTGTCTGGGCGCCGCCAGGTAAAGGGCGCTGCAGCaggcctttttaaaaagaaaaagtga